A DNA window from Aureibaculum sp. 2308TA14-22 contains the following coding sequences:
- a CDS encoding LysE family translocator, which translates to MTFISHFLLGFISAFVGLLAPGMLNMTAVRTTIEQGKKAGLIFSIGAAIVVFIQVSIALVFASYLSQNPNVLDNLRIAAIIVFFVLAVFFFIQTKRNSKIKGKTKKGNLFFIGVLMSSINMLAIPFYFGLATYFSAHGQLIIEKPYILLFVIGSVLGSFLLFFVYVTFAGIISKKAKFIAMNINYILSGLFLVLGFIALLRS; encoded by the coding sequence ATGACATTTATATCACACTTTTTATTGGGCTTTATTTCTGCATTTGTAGGTTTGCTGGCACCGGGTATGCTAAACATGACTGCAGTTAGAACTACCATAGAACAAGGAAAAAAAGCTGGATTAATATTTTCAATAGGAGCGGCTATTGTTGTATTTATTCAAGTCTCCATTGCTTTGGTTTTTGCCAGCTATCTAAGTCAAAACCCTAATGTATTGGATAATTTGAGGATTGCTGCTATAATCGTATTTTTTGTTTTAGCAGTGTTTTTCTTTATACAGACCAAAAGAAATTCAAAAATCAAAGGAAAAACAAAAAAAGGGAATTTATTTTTTATCGGGGTTTTAATGTCGTCGATTAACATGTTGGCCATTCCTTTTTATTTTGGCTTAGCTACTTATTTTTCGGCCCACGGACAGTTGATTATAGAAAAACCTTACATTTTATTGTTTGTAATTGGATCAGTCTTGGGTTCATTTTTGCTGTTTTTTGTTTATGTAACTTTTGCGGGTATAATTTCCAAAAAAGCTAAGTTTATTGCCATGAACATTAATTATATTTTAAGTGGGCTGTTTTTGGTTTTAGGATTTATCGCTCTTTTAAGAAGTTAG
- a CDS encoding DinB family protein, with protein MIDAIENNLKRGVRLLNAINDTQYSNTSVQPYHSSIGIHMRHILDVFDCIFCGLETKQINLSERKRNELAEQKTVMGLAYFDEIINKLERLNTTDLDQVVEVSDDLGLGMVTTKYTLASILVQAHSHAIHHFASIGYIISQLGIELPDVDFGYNPTTPKTAENFK; from the coding sequence ATGATTGATGCTATAGAAAATAATTTAAAAAGAGGGGTTCGACTTTTAAATGCAATAAACGACACTCAATATAGCAACACGTCTGTTCAGCCTTATCATTCAAGTATAGGTATTCATATGCGTCATATATTAGACGTATTTGATTGTATTTTTTGTGGACTAGAAACGAAACAAATTAATCTTTCTGAAAGAAAACGTAACGAATTGGCCGAGCAAAAAACCGTTATGGGTTTGGCATATTTTGATGAAATTATCAACAAACTGGAACGATTGAACACTACTGATTTGGATCAGGTAGTTGAGGTTTCAGACGATTTAGGATTGGGCATGGTAACTACTAAATATACCTTAGCCTCTATTTTGGTACAAGCCCACAGTCATGCCATACATCATTTTGCCAGTATTGGTTATATTATTTCACAATTAGGCATTGAATTACCCGATGTTGATTTTGGATATAACCCAACTACACCAAAAA